The Deltaproteobacteria bacterium genome includes a window with the following:
- a CDS encoding HDIG domain-containing protein — translation MYNIKVFKDKSALLAKKIKNHGPKIAASSSHVLLNKIFILSVLSLLLAILLTPQIRFQHPGYKLGDIATRNIKADREFIAENASATEQKRMEAINEIRSVYDYDDEVAAQILTSLTNAFSLMKEISSGKIAAPPEKNEDLLSPLKKNFERIVGLTVSAEEFQALYQSKFSPSVAAKIAGLITTAYRGGMITNLTFLPQEKDRGIAVRDLRKQTEKELTNLSAARHITDIESGMLKTANLNAGQETAYTDKVALSLAMKLIKPNLVYNKDATESRKHAATRDVNPVFLKVEKHEMLVREGEKITPAEMAKLDAYYQIKGEKKFSKFLVFTGVFFTIVFFGIILYHYANKMYKIEKLDILFISVTALLQIIFVRIGIFVAGAVTEAFPTLPADVFIYTIPFSAAAMLVSLLLNQRLAFLLSIFLSIIITFLFDGKISLFIFSFLGSAVAAYRIVDCRERAAFFKVGLLLGAVNMAAILSLGLIEENIFTFHTFIALLMGFAGGSASGLLVAGLLPLFESLFQYTTDIKLLELANLNQPIFQQMIMEAPGTYHHSIVMASMVETAAEGIGANALLAKVSAYYHDIGKMKMPQYFIENQPSGGNKHDKLSPKMSSLVIISHVKDGCELAAKAKLSKEIINIIREHHGTSLVSYFFDKAKKDKTPSIRALPETDFRYPGPKPQTREAGLVLLGDVMEASSRTLSNPTPARIKTLVRERIEHALNDGQLDECDLTLRDLNKVAESFIMILNGIFHHRIDYPEPVVNELNGAKKEGNYAIVDRKQAEKSKGRQTPAATDSE, via the coding sequence ATGTACAATATAAAAGTTTTTAAAGACAAATCAGCCTTGTTGGCAAAAAAGATCAAAAACCATGGTCCAAAGATTGCCGCATCATCTTCGCATGTGCTGCTCAATAAGATATTTATATTATCGGTTTTGAGTTTATTGCTGGCTATCCTCCTGACCCCCCAGATCCGGTTTCAACATCCCGGATATAAACTGGGAGACATCGCCACCCGCAATATCAAGGCCGACCGGGAGTTTATTGCGGAAAATGCGTCTGCCACTGAACAGAAGCGCATGGAAGCCATTAATGAAATCCGTTCCGTTTACGATTATGATGACGAAGTGGCGGCGCAGATCCTTACCAGCCTGACCAATGCCTTCTCTCTGATGAAAGAAATAAGCTCCGGGAAGATAGCCGCCCCACCGGAGAAAAACGAGGATCTGTTATCGCCGCTGAAGAAAAACTTTGAAAGAATCGTCGGCCTGACCGTTTCTGCCGAGGAATTTCAGGCCCTCTACCAGAGCAAATTTTCACCCTCCGTCGCCGCAAAAATCGCGGGGCTTATTACTACGGCTTATCGTGGCGGCATGATTACGAACTTGACATTTTTGCCGCAGGAAAAAGACAGAGGAATCGCGGTCAGAGACTTAAGAAAGCAAACGGAAAAAGAGCTGACCAATCTATCGGCCGCCCGCCATATAACGGATATCGAATCGGGGATGCTGAAAACGGCGAACCTTAACGCGGGCCAGGAGACAGCTTACACAGACAAGGTGGCTCTTAGCCTGGCGATGAAATTAATCAAGCCCAACCTTGTTTACAATAAGGATGCCACCGAATCAAGGAAGCATGCGGCCACACGGGATGTCAATCCCGTTTTCCTGAAGGTTGAAAAACACGAGATGCTGGTTCGGGAGGGCGAAAAGATTACCCCTGCCGAAATGGCTAAATTGGATGCCTACTACCAGATCAAGGGAGAAAAGAAGTTTTCCAAATTCCTGGTTTTTACCGGCGTGTTCTTTACAATCGTCTTTTTCGGCATTATTCTTTATCACTATGCAAATAAAATGTATAAAATTGAGAAGTTGGATATCTTGTTTATAAGTGTGACGGCTCTTTTACAGATTATTTTCGTCCGGATAGGAATTTTTGTTGCCGGGGCCGTTACGGAGGCCTTTCCCACCCTTCCCGCCGATGTCTTCATCTACACGATTCCTTTCAGCGCCGCCGCGATGCTGGTGAGTTTGCTGCTCAACCAGAGGCTGGCTTTTCTATTGTCCATATTCTTGTCAATTATCATCACCTTTCTTTTTGACGGCAAGATTTCCCTGTTTATTTTTTCCTTTCTGGGCAGTGCCGTGGCCGCTTACCGGATTGTAGATTGCCGGGAACGGGCTGCATTTTTCAAGGTCGGATTATTGCTGGGCGCCGTGAATATGGCGGCCATTCTCTCCCTGGGCCTGATTGAGGAAAACATTTTCACCTTTCACACCTTTATTGCCCTCCTGATGGGATTTGCGGGGGGAAGCGCTTCCGGTCTGCTGGTTGCCGGCCTGCTACCCCTCTTTGAATCGCTTTTCCAATACACCACGGATATTAAGCTGTTAGAGCTGGCCAATCTCAACCAGCCTATTTTTCAGCAGATGATTATGGAAGCGCCAGGCACCTACCACCACAGTATTGTCATGGCTTCCATGGTCGAAACGGCTGCGGAGGGCATCGGCGCCAATGCTCTGCTGGCCAAGGTGAGTGCCTACTATCATGACATCGGGAAGATGAAGATGCCCCAGTATTTCATTGAAAACCAGCCCAGCGGCGGCAACAAGCATGACAAGCTTTCGCCCAAAATGAGCTCGCTCGTGATAATTTCCCACGTCAAGGATGGTTGCGAATTGGCCGCCAAGGCAAAACTTTCCAAAGAGATTATCAATATTATCAGAGAGCATCACGGCACGAGCTTAGTCAGTTATTTTTTCGATAAGGCCAAAAAGGACAAGACACCTTCCATCCGCGCCTTGCCCGAAACTGATTTCCGCTATCCCGGTCCCAAACCGCAAACCAGGGAGGCGGGCCTCGTCCTGCTGGGCGATGTTATGGAGGCTTCCTCCCGCACGTTGTCCAATCCCACACCGGCCAGAATCAAAACACTGGTCCGGGAACGTATCGAACACGCCCTAAACGATGGTCAGCTCGATGAATGTGATCTCACCCTGCGTGACTTAAACAAGGTTGCCGAGAGCTTTATCATGATTTTAAACGGCATTTTCCATCACCGCATAGATTACCCGGAACCTGTTGTCAATGAACTCAATGGCGCCAAGAAAGAAGGCAACTATGCAATTGTTGATCGAAAACAGGCAGAAAAAAGTAAAGGTAGACAGACGCCGGCTGCGACAGACAGCGAATAA
- a CDS encoding PhoH family protein, which translates to MKHNKLAPTAETISFTDNTILRNLFGEQDSHLKLLEKLTGVKLAVRGNNITIAGDDPVIVKLSRQILGQLYGIIAKGYNVFAEDIVYAHRMLSGNSDVDLEKIFLDTVFIASKKRVITPKSIAQKLYIDAMRKHDMVFGVGPAGTGKTYLAMAMAVSALMAKKVHRIVLARPAVEAGEKLGFLPGDLAEKVNPYLRPLYDALFDMLDFDRATALIQKSIIEVAPLAFMRGRTLNDSFVILDEAQNTTSEQMKMFLTRLGYGSRAVITGDITQIDLPLEKGSGLIEAATILKTTEGISFIHFSEVDVVRHPLVQDVIRAYQQLEQRKRNKGN; encoded by the coding sequence TTGAAACATAACAAATTGGCGCCAACCGCCGAAACCATCAGTTTTACCGACAATACCATCCTCCGCAATCTGTTTGGCGAACAGGACAGTCATTTAAAGCTCCTGGAGAAGCTGACCGGCGTGAAGCTCGCCGTCCGGGGGAACAATATTACCATAGCCGGCGATGATCCCGTCATTGTTAAGCTCAGCAGGCAAATCCTCGGGCAACTCTACGGCATCATCGCCAAGGGCTATAACGTATTTGCGGAAGATATCGTCTACGCGCACCGGATGCTCTCGGGAAACAGTGATGTGGATCTGGAAAAGATATTTCTCGACACGGTTTTCATTGCTTCCAAAAAACGCGTCATCACCCCGAAGAGCATCGCCCAGAAACTATACATTGATGCCATGAGAAAGCACGACATGGTGTTTGGCGTCGGCCCGGCCGGAACCGGCAAGACTTATCTGGCCATGGCCATGGCAGTTTCCGCGCTCATGGCCAAAAAGGTGCATCGCATAGTCCTGGCGCGGCCGGCCGTAGAGGCGGGTGAAAAGCTGGGCTTCCTGCCCGGCGACCTCGCGGAAAAGGTAAACCCTTATCTGCGGCCGCTTTATGACGCCCTGTTCGATATGCTGGATTTTGACCGGGCCACCGCTCTCATTCAAAAAAGCATTATCGAGGTTGCCCCGCTCGCCTTCATGCGCGGCCGGACGCTGAACGATTCCTTCGTCATCCTCGATGAGGCGCAGAATACCACCTCCGAACAGATGAAGATGTTTCTCACCCGCCTCGGCTACGGTTCCCGGGCCGTCATCACGGGCGACATTACCCAGATAGATCTGCCCCTGGAAAAAGGATCAGGACTCATTGAAGCGGCAACAATCCTCAAAACAACGGAGGGCATCAGCTTCATTCACTTCTCTGAAGTTGACGTCGTCCGGCATCCTCTCGTTCAGGATGTCATTCGCGCCTACCAGCAGTTAGAGCAGCGGAAGAGAAATAAAGGCAATTAA
- the ybeY gene encoding rRNA maturation RNase YbeY produces the protein MQLLIENRQKKVKVDRRRLRQTANKIIRELGCRDKEISLALVDNDQIREINRQYLNRDYPTNVIAFSQLEGDFGDLNPTLLGDVVISVERAAGDGPAGGLTLDDELDFLFIHGLLHLLGYEHENTTEAEAQRMKDKAELLFYNLKGFKIYS, from the coding sequence ATGCAATTGTTGATCGAAAACAGGCAGAAAAAAGTAAAGGTAGACAGACGCCGGCTGCGACAGACAGCGAATAAAATTATTCGGGAACTCGGTTGCCGCGACAAGGAAATCAGCCTGGCGCTGGTTGATAACGATCAGATCCGGGAGATCAACAGACAGTATCTCAACCGCGATTATCCCACCAACGTGATCGCTTTTTCCCAACTGGAGGGAGATTTTGGCGATCTTAATCCCACCCTGCTCGGCGATGTGGTGATTTCTGTAGAGAGAGCCGCCGGTGACGGCCCGGCCGGCGGCTTGACCTTAGATGATGAGCTTGATTTCCTCTTTATCCACGGCCTCCTGCATCTATTGGGATATGAACATGAAAATACCACGGAAGCAGAGGCGCAAAGAATGAAAGATAAAGCCGAGCTTTTGTTTTACAACCTGAAAGGCTTCAAAATCTATTCTTAA